From a single Miscanthus floridulus cultivar M001 chromosome 8, ASM1932011v1, whole genome shotgun sequence genomic region:
- the LOC136477965 gene encoding histone-lysine N-methyltransferase SUVR5-like isoform X1, giving the protein MLMDPPVMQVDCKLKNDVDKTSSIAYDRKLTISHDDYGWAGSDVHPKDDSIVCNPVEVSDACQTGIDEVLDAASENSPLNLGDLPQGTELRKKNSDSSCSDVKLQLNSSAGNNNGLQTDDNFNKQNFGKKDMHHPQEEIHPSPNTVSLPSSCRINGDATPSEEEKIAEDHVKVDGNVDAVSKEVGTDLVGCHARQKELQCTLQDLSEIACRIDLVRNKSSPQEEKKKPVSPLNDMGHNVDNNSCNGDTNYKGEEFNMGNAGDEDHAVALWVKWRGKWQTGIRCCRVDCPLPTLRAKPTHDRKTYIVVFFPRTKTYSWVDMLLVLPIEECPLPLVNGTHRKWRKLVKDLNIPRRFNMQNLAVFVINLIDELHIEAVVDNARKATTWKEFALEASCCRDYTDLGKMLLKFQNMILPDYISCEWLQNSFEMWNQKCMNAHDAETIEMLCEELRQSILGNKLKELRNASVQPELVPEWKTWKQELMKQYFSLHPAGNVGNFEKTNCYDDPALDQQGSRKRPKLEVRRGEIQISHTGEADYRTPTEDPNQNNLPSNSVMHENVGALGATNQNNAVTLPGSSGTNENTISSSANAALQNARLDLDSFKSSRQCSAYIEAKGRQCGRWANDGDIYCCVHQSMHFLDHSSREDKALTIEAPLCCGMTNMGRKCKHRAQHGSTFCKKHHLQTNLDAMHPEKLLDPSDVLHMGEEPPNKWVEEISKSQAMYSIDLEKDNNVQAAVQVKLMTTVAIENSGEKGAMEKTDVCAASTSMTNTDDTSLCIGIHSHESIVECQDYAKRHTLYCEKHLPKFLKRARNGKSRLVSKDVFVNLLKGCTSRKDKICLHQACEFLYWFLRNNLSHQRTGLASEHMPQILAEVSKNPDVGEFLLKLISTEREKLANIWGFDTNRSKQIYSENKEGSVVLQEEGTNLSSGPKCKICAHQFSDDQALGLHWTTAHKKEARWLFRGYSCAACMESFTNKKVLERHVQDVHGAQYLQYSILIRCMLCNSNFLTTDLLYPHIISDHAQQIRLLDVPQRPNGQSAQQTEGTSGLPLYDSHNVEDDDGSQKFICRLCGFKFDLLPDLGRHHKVAHVDSGAVGHIPLGRGKYQLNRGRHYYSAFKKSLRPTSTLKKRSNSGIDKKFQSSGLTSQVVEPETSSLGKLQDFQCSDVAQTLFSKIQKTRPHPSNIDILSVARSVCCKTSLLAALEVKYRSLPENIFVKAAKLCSDNGIQIDWHQEEFICPKGCKSRYNSNALLPMQLTVVDFPDFPEPPSVDPLNDDEMWGMEEYHYVLDSKHFGWKPKNERVVLCEDISFGREKVPIVCVIDADAKDSLGMKPEELLPHGSSVPWQGFHYITKRLMDSSLIDSENSLPGCACSHPECSPENCGHVSLFDGVYGSLVDINGTPMHGRFAYAKDSKIILQEGYPIYECNSCCTCDSSCQNKVLQKGLLVKLELFRTENKGWAIRAAEPIPQGTFVCEYIGEVVKADKTMKNAESVSSKGGCSYLFDVASQIDRERVRTVGAIEYLIDATRSGNVSRYINHSCSPNLSIRLVLVESKDCQFAHIGLFANQDIAVGEELAYDYRQKLVAGDGCPCHCGATNCRGRVY; this is encoded by the exons ATGCTGATGGATCCTCCTGTTATGCAAGTGGATTGCAAGTTGAAAAATGATGTGGATAAAACATCATCAATCGCCTATGATAGGAAGTTGACCATCTCACATGATGATTATGGGTGGGCAGGCTCTGATGTCCACCCAAAAGATGATTCAATAGTATGTAACCCTGTCGAGGTTAGCGATGCTTGTCAAACAGGCATAGATGAGGTATTAGATGCTGCTTCCGAAAATTCACCTCTTAACTTGGGTGATTTACCTCAGGGGACAGAACTAAGAAAGAAGAATAGCGACAGTTCTTGCTCTGATGTAAAACTTCAGTTGAATTCAAGTGCTGGAAATAATAATGGCTTGCAAACTGATGACAACTTTAATAAACAGAATTTTGGTAAGAAGGATATGCATCATCCTCAGGAAGAGATACATCCTTCTCCCAATACAGTGTCATTACCAAGTTCATGCAGAATCAATGGAGATGCCACACCTTCTGAAGAGGAGAAAATAGCAGAGGATCATGTCAAAGTGGATGGAAATGTAGATGCTGTAAGTAAGGAAGTCGGAACTGACTTGGTAGGATGCCATGCACGGCAGAAAGAATTGCAGTGCACGCTCCAAGATCTATCAGAAATAGCCTGCCGTATTGATTTAGTACGTAATAAATCTTCTCcacaagaagagaagaagaagcctGTTTCCCCTTTAAATGATATGGGCCATAATGTTGATAACAATAGTTGTAATGGTGATACCAATTATAAAGGGGAGGAGTTCAATATGGGGAATGCTGGAGATGAGGATCACGCTGTAGCACTTTGGGTGAAG TGGAGAGGAAAATGGCAAACTGGGATTCGATGCTGTAGAGTAGATTGTCCTTTACCTACTCTAAGGGCAAAACCAACACATGACAGGAAGACCTATATTGTCGTTTTCTTCCCACGAACAAAAACTTATTCTTGGGTAGACATGCTACTTGTTCTTCCAATAGAGGAATGTCCTTTGCCACTTGTGAATGGAACTCATCGTAAATGGAGAAAGCTGGTGAAGGATTTGAACATTCCTCGACGGTTCAACATGCAGAATCTTGCCGTTTTTGTGATAAATTTAATTGATGAGCTTCATATTGAG GCTGTAGTTGATAATGCTCGGAAGGCTACAACATGGAAAGAATTTGCCCTGGAAGCGTCTTGCTGTAGAGATTACACTGATCTTGGGAAGATGCTCCTCAAATTTCAAAAT ATGATTCTTCCTGACTACATAAGCTGTGAATGGCTAcaaaattcttttgagatgtggAACCAAAAGTGTATGAATGCACATGATGCTGAGACTATTGAAATGCTTTGTGAG GAACTTCGACAGTCCATTCTTGGGAACAAGCTTAAGGAATTGCGGAATGCATCAGTGCAGCCTGAATTAGTCCCTGAGTGGAAGACATGGAAACAAGAATTGATGAAACAGTACTTTTCATTGCATCCTGCTGGTAATGTTGGCAACTTCGAGAAAACCAATTGTTACGATGATCCAGCTTTAGATCAACAAGGTAGTAGAAAGCGTCCAAAGCTTGAGGTCCGAAGAGGGgagatacaaatttcacacaCGGGTGAAGCTGACTACAGGACTCCAACCGAAGACCCAAACCAAAATAACCTTCCTAGTAACTCTGTCATGCATGAAAATGTAGGGGCATTAGGAGCAACAAATCAAAATAATGCTGTCACATTACCTGGAAGTTCTGGCACCAACGAGAACACAATATCCAGTAGTGCCAATGCAGCTTTACAGAATGCTAGACTTGATTTAGATTCATTCAAGAGTTCTCGGCAGTGTTCTGCGTACATTGAAGCAAAGGGAAGGCAGTGTGGTAGGTGGGCAAATGATGGTGATATTTACTGTTGCGTGCATCAAAGTATGCATTTTCTTGACCATTCTTCAAGGGAGGACAAGGCACTTACCATTGAAGCTCCATTGTGCTGTGGTATGACTAATATGGGTAGAAAATGCAAGCATCGAGCTCAGCATGGTTCTACTTTTTGTAAAAAGCACCACCTACAGACAAACTTGGATGCAATGCATCCAGAAAAATTGTTGGATCCATCTGATGTACTCCATATGGGCGAAGAACCTCCGAATAAGTGGGTGGAAGAAATTTCTAAGTCGCAAGCAATGTATAGCATAGACTTGGAAAAAGACAATAATGTCCAGGCTGCTGTACAAGTGAAATTGATGACAACTGTGGCTATAGAGAACTCTGGTGAAAAAGGTGCAATGGAGAAAACTGATGTGTGTGCGGCGTCAACTTCCATGACAAATACTGATGATACTTCTCTTTGTATTGGAATTCACTCTCATGAAAGTATTGTTGAATGCCAGGATTATGCCAAGCGACATACTCTTTATTGTGAGAAGCACCTTCCAAAGTTCCTTAAACGTGCCAGGAATGGGAAGAGTCGACTCGTTTCTAAAGATGTCTTTGTCAATCTACTGAAGGGCTGCACATCAAGAAAAGATAAGATATGTCTACACCAGGCATGTGAATTTCTTTATTGGTTCTTGAGGAACAACCTTTCGCATCAACGCACCGGTCTTGCTAGTGAACATATGCCCCAGATACTGGCTGAAGTGTCCAAAAATCCAGATGTTGGAGAGTTTTTGTTAAAGTTGATATCTACTGAGAGAGAGAAACTAGCAAATATCTGGGGCTTTGATACAAATAGATCTAAGCAAATATATTCTGAAAACAAAGAAGGATCTGTAGTGTTGCAGGAAGAGGGAACTAATCTTTCATCTGGTCCGAAGTGCAAAATTTGTGCTCACCAGTTCTCTGATGATCAAGCTCTTGGATTACATTGGACAACTGCCCACAAAAAGGAAGCCCGGTGGCTGTTTAGAGGTTATTCTTGTGCTGCATGCATGGAATCATTTACCAACAAAAAAGTCCTTGAAAGGCATGTGCAGGATGTACATGGGGCTCAATACCTCCAGTATTCAATTCTCATTCGATGTATGTTATGTAACAGCAATTTTTTGACCACAGATCTGCTATACCCTCACATTATTTCCGACCATGCCCAACAAATCAGGCTTCTTGATGTCCCTCAGCGACCAAATGGTCAATCTGCTCAACAAACAGAAGGGACAAGTGGTCTGCCCCTTTATGATAGCCACAACGTTGAGGATGACGATGGCTCACAGAAGTTCATCTGCAGATTATGTGGGTTCAAATTTGATCTTCTGCCAGATCTTGGCCGCCACCATAAAGTCGCTCATGTGGACTCAGGTGCTGTTGGCCACATTCCACTGGGCCGTGGGAAGTATCAGCTTAACCGTGGCCGGCACTACTATTCTGCTTTCAAGAAAAGTTTACGGCCGACAAGTACATTAAAGAAGAGGAGTAACTCTGGAATCGATAAAAAGTTTCAGAGCTCTGGCCTAACATCTCAAGTAGTTGAACCTGAAACATCCAGCCTTGGTAAGTTACAGGATTTCCAATGCTCAGATGTTGCACAAACTTTATTTTCCAAGATTCAAAAGACAAGACCCCATCCAAGCAACATTGATATTTTATCGGTTGCCCGCTCTGTATGCTGTAAGACAAGTCTTCTTGCTGCATTGGAAGTTAAATACAGATCTTTGCCTGAGAACATATTTGTGAAAGCCGCAAAGCTTTGCAGTGACAATGGCATCCAAATTGATTGGCATCAAGAGGAATTCATATGCCCTAAAGGTTGCAAGTCTAGATATAATTCAAATGCTCTGCTTCCTATGCAACTCACGGTAGTTGATTTTCCTGATTTTCCTGAACCTCCTTCAGTTGATCCTCTTAATGATGATGAAATGTGGGGAATGGAAGAATACCATTATGTTCTTGATTCAAAGCACTTTGGATGGAAGCCTAAAAATGAGAGAGTTGTTCTTTGTGAAGACATAAGCTTTGGCAGGGAGAAAGTTCCAATTGTCTGTGTCATTGACGCGGATGCAAAAGATTCTTTAGGTATGAAGCCTGAAGAACTTTTGCCACATGGCAGTTCTGTGCCTTGGCAAGGTTTCCACTATATCACAAAGCGTTTGATGGATTCATCTCTTATTGATTCAGAG AACTCTTTGCCTGGGTGTGCATGTTCCCATCCTGAATGTTCTCCTGAGAACTGTGGTCACGTGAGTCTGTTTGATGGTGTCTACGGTAGCCTGGTGGATATCAATGGAACACCAATGCATGGCAGATTTGCATATGCTAAAGATAGTAAAATTATTTTACAG GAAGGGTATCCAATATATGAGTGCAATTCGTGTTGTACTTGTGACTCATCCTGCCAGAATAAAGTATTGCAGAAAGGGCTGCTTGTTAAGTTGGAACTCTTCAGAACTGAGAATAAG GGTTGGGCTATTAGAGCTGCTGAACCTATTCCACAGGGTACCTTTGTCTGCGAGTATATTGGTGAAGTTGTGAAGGCCGACAAGACCATGAAAAATGCAGAAAG tGTGTCATCAAAGGGTGGGTGCAGTTACTTGTTTGACGTTGCTTCTCAGATTGATAGGGAAAGAGTTCGGACTGTAGGGGCTATTGAATACTTGATTGATGCCACAAGGTCTGGAAATGTTTCCCGCTATATTAATCACAG TTGTTCCCCGAATCTCAGTATCCGATTGGTTTTGGTAGAGAGCAAAGATTGCCAGTTTGCTCACATTGGCTTGTTTGCTAATCAAGAC ATTGCCGTAGGAGAAGAACTCGCCTATGATTACCGACAAAAGCTTGTAGCAGGCGATGGCTGCCCCTGCCATTGTGGAGCTACCAATTGCCGAGGCCGTGTCTATTGA
- the LOC136477965 gene encoding histone-lysine N-methyltransferase SUVR5-like isoform X2, whose amino-acid sequence MLMDPPVMQVDCKLKNDVDKTSSIAYDRKLTISHDDYGWAGSDVHPKDDSIVCNPVEGTELRKKNSDSSCSDVKLQLNSSAGNNNGLQTDDNFNKQNFGKKDMHHPQEEIHPSPNTVSLPSSCRINGDATPSEEEKIAEDHVKVDGNVDAVSKEVGTDLVGCHARQKELQCTLQDLSEIACRIDLVRNKSSPQEEKKKPVSPLNDMGHNVDNNSCNGDTNYKGEEFNMGNAGDEDHAVALWVKWRGKWQTGIRCCRVDCPLPTLRAKPTHDRKTYIVVFFPRTKTYSWVDMLLVLPIEECPLPLVNGTHRKWRKLVKDLNIPRRFNMQNLAVFVINLIDELHIEAVVDNARKATTWKEFALEASCCRDYTDLGKMLLKFQNMILPDYISCEWLQNSFEMWNQKCMNAHDAETIEMLCEELRQSILGNKLKELRNASVQPELVPEWKTWKQELMKQYFSLHPAGNVGNFEKTNCYDDPALDQQGSRKRPKLEVRRGEIQISHTGEADYRTPTEDPNQNNLPSNSVMHENVGALGATNQNNAVTLPGSSGTNENTISSSANAALQNARLDLDSFKSSRQCSAYIEAKGRQCGRWANDGDIYCCVHQSMHFLDHSSREDKALTIEAPLCCGMTNMGRKCKHRAQHGSTFCKKHHLQTNLDAMHPEKLLDPSDVLHMGEEPPNKWVEEISKSQAMYSIDLEKDNNVQAAVQVKLMTTVAIENSGEKGAMEKTDVCAASTSMTNTDDTSLCIGIHSHESIVECQDYAKRHTLYCEKHLPKFLKRARNGKSRLVSKDVFVNLLKGCTSRKDKICLHQACEFLYWFLRNNLSHQRTGLASEHMPQILAEVSKNPDVGEFLLKLISTEREKLANIWGFDTNRSKQIYSENKEGSVVLQEEGTNLSSGPKCKICAHQFSDDQALGLHWTTAHKKEARWLFRGYSCAACMESFTNKKVLERHVQDVHGAQYLQYSILIRCMLCNSNFLTTDLLYPHIISDHAQQIRLLDVPQRPNGQSAQQTEGTSGLPLYDSHNVEDDDGSQKFICRLCGFKFDLLPDLGRHHKVAHVDSGAVGHIPLGRGKYQLNRGRHYYSAFKKSLRPTSTLKKRSNSGIDKKFQSSGLTSQVVEPETSSLGKLQDFQCSDVAQTLFSKIQKTRPHPSNIDILSVARSVCCKTSLLAALEVKYRSLPENIFVKAAKLCSDNGIQIDWHQEEFICPKGCKSRYNSNALLPMQLTVVDFPDFPEPPSVDPLNDDEMWGMEEYHYVLDSKHFGWKPKNERVVLCEDISFGREKVPIVCVIDADAKDSLGMKPEELLPHGSSVPWQGFHYITKRLMDSSLIDSENSLPGCACSHPECSPENCGHVSLFDGVYGSLVDINGTPMHGRFAYAKDSKIILQEGYPIYECNSCCTCDSSCQNKVLQKGLLVKLELFRTENKGWAIRAAEPIPQGTFVCEYIGEVVKADKTMKNAESVSSKGGCSYLFDVASQIDRERVRTVGAIEYLIDATRSGNVSRYINHSCSPNLSIRLVLVESKDCQFAHIGLFANQDIAVGEELAYDYRQKLVAGDGCPCHCGATNCRGRVY is encoded by the exons ATGCTGATGGATCCTCCTGTTATGCAAGTGGATTGCAAGTTGAAAAATGATGTGGATAAAACATCATCAATCGCCTATGATAGGAAGTTGACCATCTCACATGATGATTATGGGTGGGCAGGCTCTGATGTCCACCCAAAAGATGATTCAATAGTATGTAACCCTGTCGAG GGGACAGAACTAAGAAAGAAGAATAGCGACAGTTCTTGCTCTGATGTAAAACTTCAGTTGAATTCAAGTGCTGGAAATAATAATGGCTTGCAAACTGATGACAACTTTAATAAACAGAATTTTGGTAAGAAGGATATGCATCATCCTCAGGAAGAGATACATCCTTCTCCCAATACAGTGTCATTACCAAGTTCATGCAGAATCAATGGAGATGCCACACCTTCTGAAGAGGAGAAAATAGCAGAGGATCATGTCAAAGTGGATGGAAATGTAGATGCTGTAAGTAAGGAAGTCGGAACTGACTTGGTAGGATGCCATGCACGGCAGAAAGAATTGCAGTGCACGCTCCAAGATCTATCAGAAATAGCCTGCCGTATTGATTTAGTACGTAATAAATCTTCTCcacaagaagagaagaagaagcctGTTTCCCCTTTAAATGATATGGGCCATAATGTTGATAACAATAGTTGTAATGGTGATACCAATTATAAAGGGGAGGAGTTCAATATGGGGAATGCTGGAGATGAGGATCACGCTGTAGCACTTTGGGTGAAG TGGAGAGGAAAATGGCAAACTGGGATTCGATGCTGTAGAGTAGATTGTCCTTTACCTACTCTAAGGGCAAAACCAACACATGACAGGAAGACCTATATTGTCGTTTTCTTCCCACGAACAAAAACTTATTCTTGGGTAGACATGCTACTTGTTCTTCCAATAGAGGAATGTCCTTTGCCACTTGTGAATGGAACTCATCGTAAATGGAGAAAGCTGGTGAAGGATTTGAACATTCCTCGACGGTTCAACATGCAGAATCTTGCCGTTTTTGTGATAAATTTAATTGATGAGCTTCATATTGAG GCTGTAGTTGATAATGCTCGGAAGGCTACAACATGGAAAGAATTTGCCCTGGAAGCGTCTTGCTGTAGAGATTACACTGATCTTGGGAAGATGCTCCTCAAATTTCAAAAT ATGATTCTTCCTGACTACATAAGCTGTGAATGGCTAcaaaattcttttgagatgtggAACCAAAAGTGTATGAATGCACATGATGCTGAGACTATTGAAATGCTTTGTGAG GAACTTCGACAGTCCATTCTTGGGAACAAGCTTAAGGAATTGCGGAATGCATCAGTGCAGCCTGAATTAGTCCCTGAGTGGAAGACATGGAAACAAGAATTGATGAAACAGTACTTTTCATTGCATCCTGCTGGTAATGTTGGCAACTTCGAGAAAACCAATTGTTACGATGATCCAGCTTTAGATCAACAAGGTAGTAGAAAGCGTCCAAAGCTTGAGGTCCGAAGAGGGgagatacaaatttcacacaCGGGTGAAGCTGACTACAGGACTCCAACCGAAGACCCAAACCAAAATAACCTTCCTAGTAACTCTGTCATGCATGAAAATGTAGGGGCATTAGGAGCAACAAATCAAAATAATGCTGTCACATTACCTGGAAGTTCTGGCACCAACGAGAACACAATATCCAGTAGTGCCAATGCAGCTTTACAGAATGCTAGACTTGATTTAGATTCATTCAAGAGTTCTCGGCAGTGTTCTGCGTACATTGAAGCAAAGGGAAGGCAGTGTGGTAGGTGGGCAAATGATGGTGATATTTACTGTTGCGTGCATCAAAGTATGCATTTTCTTGACCATTCTTCAAGGGAGGACAAGGCACTTACCATTGAAGCTCCATTGTGCTGTGGTATGACTAATATGGGTAGAAAATGCAAGCATCGAGCTCAGCATGGTTCTACTTTTTGTAAAAAGCACCACCTACAGACAAACTTGGATGCAATGCATCCAGAAAAATTGTTGGATCCATCTGATGTACTCCATATGGGCGAAGAACCTCCGAATAAGTGGGTGGAAGAAATTTCTAAGTCGCAAGCAATGTATAGCATAGACTTGGAAAAAGACAATAATGTCCAGGCTGCTGTACAAGTGAAATTGATGACAACTGTGGCTATAGAGAACTCTGGTGAAAAAGGTGCAATGGAGAAAACTGATGTGTGTGCGGCGTCAACTTCCATGACAAATACTGATGATACTTCTCTTTGTATTGGAATTCACTCTCATGAAAGTATTGTTGAATGCCAGGATTATGCCAAGCGACATACTCTTTATTGTGAGAAGCACCTTCCAAAGTTCCTTAAACGTGCCAGGAATGGGAAGAGTCGACTCGTTTCTAAAGATGTCTTTGTCAATCTACTGAAGGGCTGCACATCAAGAAAAGATAAGATATGTCTACACCAGGCATGTGAATTTCTTTATTGGTTCTTGAGGAACAACCTTTCGCATCAACGCACCGGTCTTGCTAGTGAACATATGCCCCAGATACTGGCTGAAGTGTCCAAAAATCCAGATGTTGGAGAGTTTTTGTTAAAGTTGATATCTACTGAGAGAGAGAAACTAGCAAATATCTGGGGCTTTGATACAAATAGATCTAAGCAAATATATTCTGAAAACAAAGAAGGATCTGTAGTGTTGCAGGAAGAGGGAACTAATCTTTCATCTGGTCCGAAGTGCAAAATTTGTGCTCACCAGTTCTCTGATGATCAAGCTCTTGGATTACATTGGACAACTGCCCACAAAAAGGAAGCCCGGTGGCTGTTTAGAGGTTATTCTTGTGCTGCATGCATGGAATCATTTACCAACAAAAAAGTCCTTGAAAGGCATGTGCAGGATGTACATGGGGCTCAATACCTCCAGTATTCAATTCTCATTCGATGTATGTTATGTAACAGCAATTTTTTGACCACAGATCTGCTATACCCTCACATTATTTCCGACCATGCCCAACAAATCAGGCTTCTTGATGTCCCTCAGCGACCAAATGGTCAATCTGCTCAACAAACAGAAGGGACAAGTGGTCTGCCCCTTTATGATAGCCACAACGTTGAGGATGACGATGGCTCACAGAAGTTCATCTGCAGATTATGTGGGTTCAAATTTGATCTTCTGCCAGATCTTGGCCGCCACCATAAAGTCGCTCATGTGGACTCAGGTGCTGTTGGCCACATTCCACTGGGCCGTGGGAAGTATCAGCTTAACCGTGGCCGGCACTACTATTCTGCTTTCAAGAAAAGTTTACGGCCGACAAGTACATTAAAGAAGAGGAGTAACTCTGGAATCGATAAAAAGTTTCAGAGCTCTGGCCTAACATCTCAAGTAGTTGAACCTGAAACATCCAGCCTTGGTAAGTTACAGGATTTCCAATGCTCAGATGTTGCACAAACTTTATTTTCCAAGATTCAAAAGACAAGACCCCATCCAAGCAACATTGATATTTTATCGGTTGCCCGCTCTGTATGCTGTAAGACAAGTCTTCTTGCTGCATTGGAAGTTAAATACAGATCTTTGCCTGAGAACATATTTGTGAAAGCCGCAAAGCTTTGCAGTGACAATGGCATCCAAATTGATTGGCATCAAGAGGAATTCATATGCCCTAAAGGTTGCAAGTCTAGATATAATTCAAATGCTCTGCTTCCTATGCAACTCACGGTAGTTGATTTTCCTGATTTTCCTGAACCTCCTTCAGTTGATCCTCTTAATGATGATGAAATGTGGGGAATGGAAGAATACCATTATGTTCTTGATTCAAAGCACTTTGGATGGAAGCCTAAAAATGAGAGAGTTGTTCTTTGTGAAGACATAAGCTTTGGCAGGGAGAAAGTTCCAATTGTCTGTGTCATTGACGCGGATGCAAAAGATTCTTTAGGTATGAAGCCTGAAGAACTTTTGCCACATGGCAGTTCTGTGCCTTGGCAAGGTTTCCACTATATCACAAAGCGTTTGATGGATTCATCTCTTATTGATTCAGAG AACTCTTTGCCTGGGTGTGCATGTTCCCATCCTGAATGTTCTCCTGAGAACTGTGGTCACGTGAGTCTGTTTGATGGTGTCTACGGTAGCCTGGTGGATATCAATGGAACACCAATGCATGGCAGATTTGCATATGCTAAAGATAGTAAAATTATTTTACAG GAAGGGTATCCAATATATGAGTGCAATTCGTGTTGTACTTGTGACTCATCCTGCCAGAATAAAGTATTGCAGAAAGGGCTGCTTGTTAAGTTGGAACTCTTCAGAACTGAGAATAAG GGTTGGGCTATTAGAGCTGCTGAACCTATTCCACAGGGTACCTTTGTCTGCGAGTATATTGGTGAAGTTGTGAAGGCCGACAAGACCATGAAAAATGCAGAAAG tGTGTCATCAAAGGGTGGGTGCAGTTACTTGTTTGACGTTGCTTCTCAGATTGATAGGGAAAGAGTTCGGACTGTAGGGGCTATTGAATACTTGATTGATGCCACAAGGTCTGGAAATGTTTCCCGCTATATTAATCACAG TTGTTCCCCGAATCTCAGTATCCGATTGGTTTTGGTAGAGAGCAAAGATTGCCAGTTTGCTCACATTGGCTTGTTTGCTAATCAAGAC ATTGCCGTAGGAGAAGAACTCGCCTATGATTACCGACAAAAGCTTGTAGCAGGCGATGGCTGCCCCTGCCATTGTGGAGCTACCAATTGCCGAGGCCGTGTCTATTGA